From Plasmodium malariae genome assembly, chromosome: 8:
CCTTTTGTATTATCATTATTCATTTCTATGCTGTCATTACTCGCCTCAGCACTTCCAGTGCTATCATTACTCACGTCAACACTACCAATACTACCATTGCTATCATTGCTACCATTGCTATCATTGCTACCATTGCTACCATTGTTACCATTGCTATCATTGCTACCATTGCTACCATTGTTACCATTGCTCATTTCGCTACTACCTATTATTCCTTCACTACTACCATTGTTCACATTTGTGCTATCATAACTCACGTCTTTGCTATCGTTACTATTGTTTTCATTCAAATTAAAGGTCTTATTTGATGATGTCACACTATCGCTTCGGGGTTGTACACGCTTACTagatttttcctttttcaaatCCTCaaagttaaataataaaaagtatttggTTAAAACACCCATAAGATGATCTGTTACGAAAAAACCTGATATATTCGTGTCTAACGGattgtataaattttctggtaatatatgcattagATTCATATTACTTATAAGTACGTTAGCAACACATGCTTGTAGTAATTGTCTTAGAGTcttcttaattatttttactacaGCAAAAAATGCGCATAAATCAAAATCAATTAGTCCATCATATGTTTTACGTTGATCTACATTTGCACTGTATAAGGAATATATTCGAGATAATAAGAGGACACTCTTTTTATCTTGATCAGCTAAATGTTTGCTGTTCATAATTGATGCATATGCATTTTTTGGATATGATTTTCCATTTGGAGGTAACAAAGGTTCTGTTGTCAGAAATCCAAACTTCAGTAActcaaatataattaaaatattactatctatatttttatttttcacttCTGATAATAAAAGACCAAATAAAGTAACACCACAATTTTTGGTGAAAATACCTAAATTTTCaagaaacatataatatacaagACATAAAAAACTGTTAAAATTTTGATTATTCAGACTTAAaagatttttataataatcattatatttctttatcattttatcagGGCATATTTTGTTATCTCTGCTGTGTTCACTACgttcttcttcttcctccTCTCTAACTATTTCTACTTTGTCTTCATTAACTAAATTTGCACCCTTTTCTTCTCTTTCCTTTGTTCCTTCCTCTTCTCTTGCACTTCCTAAATTTCCCCAATTCGTATTTACACGTTCAGGTGATTCTCCCCTTGTGTCACTTAACTCGAACTTATCTTCACACAAGTACTCCTCCTTTTTGTAGACTAAGGATATACTTTTACTTTCAGAATACAAATGCCAccttaaaataaattgtaaaTCCACCTTACTAATATTTTGTCTCTTAATCTCTTCAATtacattgtttttatttatattccaCAAAAATCCGTCCACTAAATCTATGTCAAGATATGTAAACTTGTTATTTCGAtcaaatatgttatttatataatatccATAAtcgaaaaattttatttttcttttataaaaaaaagggttCAGTTTTACTGAAATAAGACCTAGTATTCTACATCTATATTCTCTCAAATCAATTAGTGAATCCCGATATTCGAAGGAATCAATAATTGGGTGGGTATAATCAACCCATTCACCTAAGGCCAAAAcgcataaaatttttttacttaaaagaCCAACTGACATTAAGTAGTACACACAAGTAGGGAATCTAGTCCCTActacttttatataatcatGCGGCACCAACTTGCAGCCTacttttgatttattttgctgtttccttttctttatattacataCGTTGTCCTCTTTAATACTGTTTAAATTTGAGTTTTCATTTATCTTGTCCTTTTCACTACATTTCTTACCATTAGTCATTAACCCTTCTGCATTTCTACTACCGGCATGCAAACGgttcatattattcatatcatgggtgtttaaattttttcccGTGTTGCTACAATTTTCACTAACGTTTGCAGTCTCCTCATTTCCCCCCCCCCTCTTACATGTATCTTTGTCATCATCGTTTTTGTTTCCTCTAATTCTGTTGTCAtccttttcttcatttttttcctgaCCACATGTATAAACAACATCATTTGAATTACTATAGGTCAAACTTGCACATGTATTCTCTTTTTCTAAGTTAACTAATTTCAACTGTACATTACATTTATCAACGAGAGCACTTGAATTATGTGAGTCGTTTTGTGTTGTATtctttattacatttaagtTGTCCCTACTCCCCTtagcatattttttgttattttcacTTGGGTCTTTTTTACCCTTACCTTCATCATCGTTCTTTTCCTTAGTATTAGTATGATTATCATTTCTGCTAAGTTTATTGTAACTTCTGCTGTCATATTTGTTTCCTTCACTACAACGTTCATCAGGGGCATCATCATGGGAACCACAATTGTCACTGTCACTGTCACTGtcattgttattgttattgttattgttattgttattgttattgttattgttattatcattatcattatcattaatattgTCATTGTTATTGtcattaatattatcattgtCATTGTTATTGTCATTGTCATTGTTATTGtcattatcattaatattgttattgtCACTGTTATTGTCTTTGTCACTGTTATTGTCTTTGTCATTATCATCATAAGCACCTTCATCTTCAACATCGCTATGATCATCTCCATTTACCTCTATCTCTCCCTCTCCCTCTCTGTTTGTATTACTTAAAAACATGCACTCCCTTTGCAGAGGGTCAGTTAGCTGACCTTCATCATGCGACTCAAAGAGGTTTACCTCTCCACTGCTCAACAAAACTAGAGGAAATTTCAAAAGTGTTTTACATACACAATATCCTTCTACATGGTTATTTCTCAATTCCTCGTTAGGAAAATGCTGTAAATAACTTATTAATGGAGACTGTCTAATAAATTCTATGGATATGCcaaaattaaattcattatttccattattaaaatgagataaatttaaataaggAAAAGTTAAACAGTATTCTGTACCTGCTAATAAACATGCATCAGTAAACtgttctttatttatattccatacttttagtaaataatttaaatctACCCATtcgaaataattttttttccaaaaaatatttaatattactttttcaacattatgtaataaaactATTGTTGGTGGACCTAGAATTATatcaattatatttatttcaagAAAATAAGATAATTGTGATGTTGCTAAATAtggtgcatatatacatctatatcctttactttttaaataatgaaataataaaaaggtaaaatcagaattacatatattagcTACTTGagaaaaagtattatatgATAAGTTTTTCTCatcatttacataatatatccACCCTTGTTCCATATGTTGATGAAACTGCGCAGAGAATAATTTATGTGCTCTTGGAGTTATTCCatcaaaaacaaatattaaatttatatttaacttgttaaaatattcacACTGTTTAtctattaaatgaaatatacaaGGAGATATACACCCAGAGGCATCACTCAAAATATCCTTTAAGTCACTTGCTgttcttaaaaaatacatagcATCTATTCCCAAGGTTAAATTTCTTATACCATCTACTGAACTTTTCTTCAACAAGTTATTTTCCGCCAGGTATGTTTGCAATCGTCTGACTCTCATCTTTAAATTCAgtgttgaaaaaaatatctttttttttttttttcttctttcctTATTCCTACAATTTCTGTAAAGGTTAACCCACTTTACGTAAAAGCTGTCACTTattgtaattaattttaatttattttaacttgTTATAACTTAatctattttaatttataccttttccttttcttttttgatatatatcaCCTATTCTGGGATTATTACAAAGAGTCTGCACTTCTTAACTCAAAATATGGCACCCCTTCTACACACGAAATGTAATTTtgtagcaaaaaaaaaaaaaaaaatataataataataaatatgacgtatacttttttttctttcaatgCTACTACTTAAAAGTTAATGTAGAAGCATATATAAaagctagaaaaaaaaaaaaaattatttctacttcacattaaatatattatcacaTATATTGtgcaagaaaaaaaggaaaaaatgataaagctttattatttaaattatgtaactatatattttgaaatagaATGTATCAATGTACAGCACGTAAAACTATACGGCGCATTCTCAGGCTCAAGTACTTGTGCCGTGCACCAGAACATGGTAAAAatgtgtacatgtgtatgtgtatatatacgtatttacGTGGGCACgggtatatgtatgtatcaGGATCAGCAATACCCTTATCTTTAATCCACCggtatatatagatatatatatatatatatatacctatctAAGTATGAGGATGTTCAAAtcaaatgtattatttacataaactAATTTAAACAATCATAACCTTAAAACAGATATATAATAGGAACTtataaattagaaataataaagtattCCCAATTTTACTCCAAAATACTCTACTGAAGCATTTCCCcttaaaaattctttttactgatgtgtttatacatattaacacatttcttccttttgtggtatacacataatatatatatgtatacaatacatgagaatatatgtacatacatacagacatacatgtataaatacatatatatgaatacatacgtacatacgtataaatGCTTTCCGCCTGCTTATCTCATGCTACGGAACAATTTAACCTGTGGCATACAATATAACCATTCAACAgggtaacaaaaaaaaaagagaaacagaaaagaaaaaaaaacaaaaaaatatatatatatatatatatgtataagtttAAACGCAAATGCAAATGTGAGCTTCACCGAAAAACGGAGAAACATCAAATATAAACaggtaaaaataatgttaaaaattaacCATAAAATCCGAGTAAAATATCCTAGTAgcacttaaaaaataatgcgtaaaaattaattcatgTAAACTACGAAGTAAAATTACAGAAGTAAACGTAAAAATAGGCGCAGAAATGAAAGCAAATATAAACGCAACAGCAAATACAAGggtaaacataaaaataaatactaaccctgtgatatataaatatatatatatatatatggaaaaataaacacAAAAATAAGCATAAATACGTATAAGCTGGATGAcgcttatattttaattaatcttTTTAGTTTCACATTCATTTGTAGAAAGTTATGTActcttaaataaatatgtacacatatataaaaatgttacttctatttaaaataaatcatatttttctaaaatgtattatatatatttcttttttttctttgatatttcattttttatgttttttttttttttaattaaatttttttgttgtttgtAATAAACACACACTCcacatgtatttttataaaatgataaaaaaaaaaaaaaaaaatttagtattattcttatatactATGTGGCTTTCGTGatgtcatatataaaaaacatttcaGTTCGAAAAGTAATACATATTACTCTTCGGTACTTTTAAAGAAACAACaataaataaaggaaaaaaaaataaatataagagtaataagtaaacaaaaaaaggaaaaaagaaaacacttaagaaaatatacaaagaaaaaactaCTGGATGTTATAATACTTGctaagaataaaaagaataataaagaaaaataaaaaaaacataaaaaaatgaaaccaAAAGTACCTACTTAATACACTTAAGCACACGacacataaataattttcttttactcATATGTTAGGTATCTAAAAAATAGgaatgttaaaataaaaatgaaaacataaatattttcaaaaaacaaCAATATAATGGCATTACAAACATTATTCACCTTTTTAACAACAAAAGTGCTGCAAAATTttttcgtaaaaaaaaaaaaaaaagaagttttttaaattatagaatatatatttctctttGATTCAATGATAGTGCGAAAGGAGAATATTatcaaaatgtaaaaattcaATTTGGAAAAGTAATGTTCAAAGGATATTTGTGTTTAGGCATTTTTGTATATCCATTCTAGAATTTTGTAtccatttacatattttcgTGTTTATTTCAGTGttccttatattttaagtgctatacatatatatatatatatatacatatgtatgtttgaactatttttcgtattttcagtattatgcatgtatgtgtgtattcTTGTACGTattcctatatatatatatatatatgcgtatactTGTAACGTACTTATGAGTGTACATACACGCAAAACATATTATTCAAATACACCATTTCTGCATCGGAAAGCAGGTCATTATTATACACATCATATAGAGTTAATTACATTTATCCTGTtcgaaatgaaaaataaaaaagaatatattaaagattattacataaaaataaacttatagatttttttacttttacatgcttgtatttatcttttttttttttacaccatgccattttgtatatttctttttaaatccCATTTTGATAAGATTTTAAATAT
This genomic window contains:
- the PmUG01_08019600 gene encoding conserved Plasmodium protein, unknown function, with amino-acid sequence MRVRRLQTYLAENNLLKKSSVDGIRNLTLGIDAMYFLRTASDLKDILSDASGCISPCIFHLIDKQCEYFNKLNINLIFVFDGITPRAHKLFSAQFHQHMEQGWIYYVNDEKNLSYNTFSQVANICNSDFTFLLFHYLKSKGYRCIYAPYLATSQLSYFLEINIIDIILGPPTIVLLHNVEKVILNIFWKKNYFEWVDLNYLLKVWNINKEQFTDACLLAGTEYCLTFPYLNLSHFNNGNNEFNFGISIEFIRQSPLISYLQHFPNEELRNNHVEGYCVCKTLLKFPLVLLSSGEVNLFESHDEGQLTDPLQRECMFLSNTNREGEGEIEVNGDDHSDVEDEGAYDDNDKDNNSDKDNNSDNNNINDNDNNNDNDNNNDNDNINDNNNDNINDNDNDNNNNNNNNNNNNNNNNNDSDSDSDNCGSHDDAPDERCSEGNKYDSRSYNKLSRNDNHTNTKEKNDDEGKGKKDPSENNKKYAKGSRDNLNVIKNTTQNDSHNSSALVDKCNVQLKLVNLEKENTCASLTYSNSNDVVYTCGQEKNEEKDDNRIRGNKNDDDKDTCKRGGGNEETANVSENCSNTGKNLNTHDMNNMNRLHAGSRNAEGLMTNGKKCSEKDKINENSNLNSIKEDNVCNIKKRKQQNKSKVGCKLVPHDYIKVVGTRFPTCVYYLMSVGLLSKKILCVLALGEWVDYTHPIIDSFEYRDSLIDLREYRCRILGLISVKLNPFFYKRKIKFFDYGYYINNIFDRNNKFTYLDIDLVDGFLWNINKNNVIEEIKRQNISKVDLQFILRWHLYSESKSISLVYKKEEYLCEDKFELSDTRGESPERVNTNWGNLGSAREEEGTKEREEKGANLVNEDKVEIVREEEEEERSEHSRDNKICPDKMIKKYNDYYKNLLSLNNQNFNSFLCLVYYMFLENLGIFTKNCGVTLFGLLLSEVKNKNIDSNILIIFELLKFGFLTTEPLLPPNGKSYPKNAYASIMNSKHLADQDKKSVLLLSRIYSLYSANVDQRKTYDGLIDFDLCAFFAVVKIIKKTLRQLLQACVANVLISNMNLMHILPENLYNPLDTNISGFFVTDHLMGVLTKYFLLFNFEDLKKEKSSKRVQPRSDSVTSSNKTFNLNENNSNDSKDVSYDSTNVNNGSSEGIIGSSEMSNGNNGSNGSNDSNGNNGSNGSNDSNGSNDSNGSIGSVDVSNDSTGSAEASNDSIEMNNDNTKGRYAKEEEKLNINNNPHGMSESKKIQNGDVFNEWSNENVYKIKTYDEMNKPESKKIFIRKGDENIMNEVDKNDSRKCKEYTMHEKLLMDSSCESKNSTYDRSASINSPHEDDHANDDNNKRRQDNLEENSGNNKGDSSENKGAEKNGSNYERNENTGYKNENTRNIGNQNNNDDAIDKDENENNCCVDYEDASSNNFNEFEKDIRKKFPSFLNPIIDLCNAINTWRDHLSLITQLEKHTNVYDLVSDLKAANSFLEKKIHYIGLDKTPTYINICSSYNT